In the Pseudomonadota bacterium genome, TCGCGCTGTTGTTGCGTGAGCACCCGCGCCGGGTGGCTCAGAATCTGGTCCGGTGTCATGGCGGTGTCCTCTGGTGGCGGTTGATCCAGACGGTGGAGCCACAGTGTCGGTTGACGCTGGACCCCGAACATGTTCCATTTGGAACAATACTGCCCCCGAACGCCGACCGGCGCAAGCCGTTTGGCCACACCCGAGCCCACCATGCCGCCCGACGCCCCTGCGGAACCCGACCTCAAAGCAATATTCGACGCCGTGGAGTTCCGCGACGCCTACCGCATCTCCTACATCACCAACGCCATCCTCGTCCCGGGCTACGACACCATCAAACGCGACTTCGGCCTCATCCGCGCCGAGTACCTGTTGCTGTTGTGCTTGGCCCACTACCCGGTGCTGAGCGCACGCGACGTCGCCAAGATGACCCGCCGTCCGCGCAACTCGATCTCGCGCGCGGTGCACCGCATGCTGGCGGTCGGCTACATCGAACGCGCGCCCGACCCGGACGACGGTCGCCAGGCCAAGCTCAGCATCACGGCGAGTGGCCGCGCGCTACACGACCGCATCGCCGCCGTGCTGTTGGCGCGCCAGCAACAGGTGTTCGCACCGCTTACCCGCGCCGAGCGGGCCACCCTCGACACCCTGCTCGACAAGCTTGCTCGCC is a window encoding:
- a CDS encoding MarR family transcriptional regulator, translating into MFHLEQYCPRTPTGASRLATPEPTMPPDAPAEPDLKAIFDAVEFRDAYRISYITNAILVPGYDTIKRDFGLIRAEYLLLLCLAHYPVLSARDVAKMTRRPRNSISRAVHRMLAVGYIERAPDPDDGRQAKLSITASGRALHDRIAAVLLARQQQVFAPLTRAERATLDTLLDKLARHASTLKD